In one window of Henckelia pumila isolate YLH828 chromosome 1, ASM3356847v2, whole genome shotgun sequence DNA:
- the LOC140873935 gene encoding uncharacterized protein has translation MKNFKLVVGMKFKSAIEFREVLRDCMVRMGYELVLKNNEKSRITVVCKKGCDWRIHASLVQGRPTFQIKTIKGAHTCARPHTNRFANYKYLGKRIEKIVRDNPDIKIDQLQNIILRKCAVYVGYCKVLRAKKAAVQKIRGVDGVQYQLLGDYCETVLKYNPGSKIIIRRREDFEPPTFDKLYYSLQAVKDSFLSGCRPIIGLDGCFLKTVHGGQLLVVVGRDGNDNMVSIALAVLQVENRENWTWFIRKLLEDIGGLGEDRWTFISDRQKGLIEALKDLVPNSQHSFVGILALMHALPTVKIEKKLEDFVDKYYGKSEYLRIYSHMIHVVPGQGD, from the exons ATGAAGAATTTCAAACTTGTGGTTGGTATGAAATTCAAAAGTGCAATAGAGTTCAGGGAGGTTCTTAGAGATTGCATGGTTAGAATGGGTTATGAGTTGGTGTTGAAAAATAATGAGAAAAGTAGGATAACCGTTGTTTGTAAAAAAGGTTGTGATTGGAGGATTCATGCTTCACTGGTTCAAGGTAGGCCAacattccaaatcaaaacaatcaaAGGAGCTCACACTTGTGCGAGACCTCATACCAACAGATTTGCTAACTACAAGTACTTGGGCAAAAGGATTGAAAAAATTGTTAGAGATAATCCAGATATCAAGATTGATCAACTACAGAATATAATATTGAGAAAATGTGCAGTTTATGTTGGTTATTGTAAAGTTTTAAGGGCAAAGAAGGCTGCTGTTCAGAAGATAAGAGGGGTTGATGGTGTCCAGTACCAGCTACTTGGAGATTATTGTGAGACAGTGTTGAAATATAATCCAGGCAGCAAGATTATAATTAGGAGGAGAGAAGATTTTGAGCCACCAACCTTTGATAAGCTGTATTACAGTTTGCAAGCAGTGAAAGACAGTTTTTTGTCAGGGTGTAGACCCATTATTGGACTTGATGGTTGTTTTCTGAAAACAGTACATGGTGGACAACTATTAGTTGTTGTTGGTAGGGATGGTAATGACAACATGGTTTCTATTGCATTGGCTGTATTGCAAGTAGAGAACAGAGAAAACTGGACTTGGTTTATAAGGAAGTTGCTAGAAGATATAGGAGGTTTGGGTGAAGATAGATGGACTTTTATCTCAGATAGACAAAAGGGTCTTATTGAAGCTTTGAAGGATTTGGTGCCTAATTCTCAGCATAG CTTTGTGGGTATCCTTGCGCTCATGCATGCACTGCCAACGgtgaaaatagaaaaaaaattggAGGATTTTGTTGATAAATACTATGGCAAGAGTGAATATTTGAGGATTTATTCACACATGATACATGTCGTGCCTGGACAAGGTGATTAG
- the LOC140875761 gene encoding eukaryotic translation initiation factor 5A-2, protein MSDEEHHFESKADAGASKTYPQQAGTIRKNGYIVIKGRPCKVVEVSTSKTGKHGHAKCHFVAIDIFTSKKLEDIVPSSHNCDVPHVNRTDYQLIDISEDGFVSLLTENGNTKDDLRLPTDDSLLTQIKEGFSEGKDLVVSVMSAMGEEQICALKDIGPK, encoded by the exons ATGTCGGACGAGGAGCATCATTTTGAGTCCAAGGCCGACGCCGGCGCATCGAAGACGTATCCTCAGCAGGCTGGAACCATCCGTAAGAACGGTTACATAGTCATCAAAGGCCGCCCTTGCAAG GTTGTGGAAGTTTCGACCTCCAAAACTGGAAAGCACGGTCATGCTAAGTGTCACTTTGTTGCAATTGACATCTTTACTTCTAAGAAGCTCGAAGATATTGTCCCCTCCTCCCATAACTGTGAC GTGCCACACGTCAATCGCACTGACTACCAGCTTATTGATATCTCTGAGGATGGATTT GTGAGCTTGCTCACTGAGAATGGTAACACTAAGGATGACCTTAGGCTTCCAACCGATGACAGTCTCCTTACCCAG ATTAAAGAGGGGTTTTCTGAGGGGAAGGATCTTGTTGTGAGTGTTATGTCCGCCATGGGAGAGGAGCAGATCTGTGCCCTCAAGGATATTGGTCCCAAGTAG